GTGAAGGTACCATCTCACTTTACTGTTTCTATTTTACGCATGGCAGAGGGTGATGAGAGAAACGCTTATTTTTCTGAGCATGTGAATTTGTTCCAAGCTATTAAAAACAGAGACCATGGGATGGCCAGGGATGTCTGTGCACGAATTTATAATAAGTTATCAGTTCTGTTTGAAAAGTACGCATACACGGTATTTAGCTAAGAAGAATGTCGTAATGCGATTTTTAGCTGTTTCGTAGCAATACGAGTCATGATTCATCAACCTATAGAGAAGGAGGAACAGATGAAACGACGTAGTTTTCTAAAGGCCATGGGTGCTACTGCTGCTGGTGTCGGGGCAGCTGCCACAATCGGTGCTCCAAGTAAAGCATTTGCTCGAGGAAAAGAAGATATCGGTGAATGTAAGAGCTTGAAAATCACCGTTTTGTCAGAAACAAGTTGGTTTGATAATGATCAGTTTAAAAAAGACATTGTCGATAATGGTGGTGCCAGTACCAATCAATATGATGTTCCCTGGGATCCCAATAATGCCGGCGGTTATGCCACACTTCTGGAAATTGAGCAGTTGGACGGTAGCGTGAATAAACTTTTGCTTGATACCGGATGGAGTAACGAGTGGATGGATTATGTTTTTGAGCGCCATGGGGTTGATAAGATGATAGCCAATAAAGAGATTGATACCATGGTTATCAGCCACTGGCACCTCGATCATTATTGGGGGATTGAATCCACTCTAAAACATAATGACAAGATAAAAATATATGGCCCTGAAACCATGTATCCAGAAGATGAGACCCTGCTTTATGGTGGCAAGAATGAGGCGAAGGGTTTGGTTATTAATAAGAATGATGTCCCCTTCAAGGGGGAGTTGGTGAAAACAAATCCCAAAGAGTTTTACAAGTTGTACCCAGGTGTGGCTATCAAGGAGTTTGATGTTCCTATCCTGCTGCGGGTGCGTGGTGAAAATGTCATCTATGTCAACGTGAAAGGTAAGGGGATTGTCACCGTTACCGGTTGTTGTCACCCGGGATTGTTGACACTGTATTCAACCGCCAGACGTCAGATTAAAGGGGGAGAGAATATCTATGGCTGTTACGGTGGACTCCATATTTCCCTGTTCGAAAACTGGGATCCGAAAATGGATGATATTATCAAGGGTGCAAAAGCCTTTAATCCCAAGAAGATGGGTTGTAATCATTGTACGGGTTGGGTTTGGGCTGAAAATGCCGCGAAGGCAGGATTGCCGATAGTTAAAGGAACCGACACCTATAAAACCTACCCGAGACAATCTGCCGTAGCCAAAGATACCAATGTTTTCCTGACCAACGGTGATACGGTCGTATTCTAATTGTTGTTATAGCGCAGCATTGATTAAGGTGCTGCGCTTTATTTATTGACTGTTTTTGAGAGGTTACGAAATGACTACAACAAAAAATAATTACCTCTTCGGCTTGGTTGCATTTGTCGTAATGATCATTGCCAACTTCGTTCTTTGGAGGCTGTTTTTTGCCCCAAGTAACGGAGTGTTTAAACTGTTTAC
This window of the uncultured Desulfuromusa sp. genome carries:
- a CDS encoding MBL fold metallo-hydrolase — encoded protein: MKRRSFLKAMGATAAGVGAAATIGAPSKAFARGKEDIGECKSLKITVLSETSWFDNDQFKKDIVDNGGASTNQYDVPWDPNNAGGYATLLEIEQLDGSVNKLLLDTGWSNEWMDYVFERHGVDKMIANKEIDTMVISHWHLDHYWGIESTLKHNDKIKIYGPETMYPEDETLLYGGKNEAKGLVINKNDVPFKGELVKTNPKEFYKLYPGVAIKEFDVPILLRVRGENVIYVNVKGKGIVTVTGCCHPGLLTLYSTARRQIKGGENIYGCYGGLHISLFENWDPKMDDIIKGAKAFNPKKMGCNHCTGWVWAENAAKAGLPIVKGTDTYKTYPRQSAVAKDTNVFLTNGDTVVF